The nucleotide sequence TCTTCTGAGCCGGGAGTCGGCCCGCACGGGTCAGGGCCGGTGCGTCTCGAGGACCCCGGTCAGGGTCCGGTGCACCCGCCGGGGCCAGTCGTCGCCCAGGCTCCCGTACCGGGCCACGTGCGAGTAGGCGGAGCCCAGCACGAAGTCCAGCACGACGTCGACGTCCAGGTCCGGGCTCAGCCGTCCCGCCGCCGTCTCCGCCGCGAGGAGCTCCTTGAGCCGCTCCACGCGCGGGCGGACCAGGTGCGCGCGCAGGATCCGGGACGTCTCCGATTCCGGGTCGCTCAGCAGGGAGACCGCCACCCCGATGCCCATGTCGTGGAGCAGGAAGTCCAGTGCCTCGGCGAGGCCCTCGTCCCAGCTCGCCGGGGCGCTCGGCCGTTGCGGCGAGTACGTGGCCACGGCGTCCTCGAGGGCCCCCTCGAGCATCTCCAGGCTGTTCGCGTAGCGGCGGTAGATCGACGTCTTGGCCACGCCGGAGGCCGCCGAGACCGCTTCGATGGTCACCCGGTGCGGTCCGCCCTCGCGCAGGAGGGCCAGTGCCGCCG is from Kocuria rosea and encodes:
- a CDS encoding TetR/AcrR family transcriptional regulator, which gives rise to MGDDDRTDPRTVTTDKKITAAALALLREGGPHRVTIEAVSAASGVAKTSIYRRYANSLEMLEGALEDAVATYSPQRPSAPASWDEGLAEALDFLLHDMGIGVAVSLLSDPESETSRILRAHLVRPRVERLKELLAAETAAGRLSPDLDVDVVLDFVLGSAYSHVARYGSLGDDWPRRVHRTLTGVLETHRP